The Cygnus olor isolate bCygOlo1 chromosome 2, bCygOlo1.pri.v2, whole genome shotgun sequence genome contains the following window.
GAGGACGCAGGTGGCACAAAGGGAGGGAtgctcttccccccccccccagaaaacACTTTCCTGTGCCCTGCTAATAAAGGGCGGTGCGGGTGGCGAGGGAACCACGGGCTCCAGCTGATCTTTGGCAGGTGATCAGCTGGGCCAGTTCCCTGTGCTCGGGAAATAAAATCCTACTAACGCACGCCAGACATGGGCAGCAGTGACCCAGGGACAAAGGCCTGGCGTAAAGCCGTGACAGCAACACTCAGAGCAGCAGCGGTCTGTGGCTGCAGCCTTAGGTACATGCACAGAGGGAGGGAAATGTACCACACTCTTCACTCGGGTAACACCTTTCGGGCCAAATAACAAATTAACAAATACTTAATCCATTAGCCCTTGCTGCTGTTACTGTGGGAAATGAAGCAAAGAGGCAGTGACACACATTTTCAGAGGTGGCTGTGTGTTATCGGTGcctctgctgtcccctgcccaaCTGGATGTTCAGCCCCTGCTTTTTGGGGGTGTTGAGGGCTCTCGGCCCACGTTCACCAGCAGGGAGCTGTCTCGAGGGCTGACACCTCTGCTCGGCAGAGACCGAGCTCCTGGTAGGGTGTGCTACAAAGCCtcacctccagctccagctgtaAAACCACCCCAAGAAGACTGGTGCATGGAAATGGCAAGCAGATGGGCAAATCATTGGGTCTCCATCTCTGTGGGAGCAGACATCAATTAGACCTCATTCGTGTGGTTTTGGAAAGACTGCACACTCTTTCCTCATGCCCAGTATTGAGGACAAACAACCCCGTGCCACAAGGGTCTCCACACCTAGAGTGTGTAGGGCATGATGCTTTATCATCATGGGCACTAACCAAATTAATGTGCTGAAAGCAGATGCCAGGCTCCACCACCAGGCCATGAACAattcaggaggaggaggcaggtgaGCAACCTCGGCACTGAGCAGCCAGCAGGCATTGCCTTGCTGGAGAGCTCCTTGCAAAGCAGGAGCAGACAAAGGGTCAAAGATCGCTGTGCAGCAACCGTGAAGGTGCAAGGGCTTAAGTGGAAAAACCCAAAAATCCGCGCAGGAGAAAAACCACCCATATTAAAGCTTCAGCACGCAAGAGCACATTGGATTTACTTCCACCTGCTTGACAGTGAGTTTTCAGGTCTATCATGCAAGAATGCTTTCTGGCAGTATTCCTGCAGCGATACCTCTTGTCGCCGTGTGCAAGCACAGCTTGGCACGTAGGCTCCGCACAAATCTGACATGCGGGGGCAACACCAAGATTTCAGATTCTTTATCTTTAAAGATAAGGGTCATGCCAATCTGATACACTGATCTAAATCTGCTGCCTCCACCAGAAATCACAGGAGACACAAAAAGAGGAATCAATAAGGCATTAGCAGGTGCTAGAGCTGCCACCTGTAAATCAATTTTGGAGTGTCCAGTGTAGTGCACTTTGTAAAATACACCTTGGGCTGTAATTGTGAACGGGGTAAGGTAAAAAACAGCGAGCGGTAAGATGCAGGAGCCAAGGATCCATAGCAGGCTCTGGGTGGCACACAGCCGAATGAATAAAACATCTGGGCTCCCTTGGCAGAGGAAGTAATGAGGCCTGAGAGCAATCTCTGACTTCCCTGCTTACCATTAGCACCTGCACTGCCCCACACCAGGGTTTCGGGTGACCTGGAAGGGCAGCAAAACTGGAACTCAgacagaaaatgatgaaaattaaaCTCTGGTAATGGATCTGGCATGGGGAATTTTGAGGATTCTGCTTATGCCATGAAGAATATTTCTATAATTTGATTCATGTGTACTGGAGAAGCTCATCTCGTGTCCCTGTAGATAACAAGGTTGATTCAGCTGAACCTATGCTACAGATTTGGCATCTTAGCCGAAGTCTAGGAGAGCAGGGAGTAATAGCAGCACTGacaaaaaattgaaattcaAGTGCCTGTGTGCTCTCTCTTTACAAAATCTCTGTCTAGTTCAGTAGTTTGCTGAGTGAACCCTGGGCTATCAGCCTGGGCACCACATCTTCTTCCCTGGAGAAAATAAGTTTGACACGTGGGCTCTAGGGGCAAGGCAGAAGAGGTGGTGTCACCGTGTAGGCCAGCTAGCAGAGATGAGCACAGTCAACCGTatcagcagggtgctgggagccccTGCCTCCCAACTCAACATCCCCTGTTCCTGCAGTGCAATGGGTGAGTGCCTCGGGTGGTCATGAAGAAGCAGTGCTTTCAGCCTCCTAGGGATGAGGTGGCTTTTGCACTGTGTATGCCTTGGCGGAGCGCTCCCCAGCTTCAGGACAGGTTGGTGGCTGCCAGGAGAAGGCTGCTTACTCCAGGCCCTGTGCTAGCTTGCAACTTTGCCAGATATCTTGGGGTGGAGCCCAGAAGAAATCTATTCCAGTTGCAGGTCAAAAGCTGTACTTTCTACCTGCCAAGACATGGGCTGCCTGGAGCTATAAACCAGGCTGTTTCCATTTTGGCCTTTGAGTAGTCCCAAGAAGcatctttttatctttcagcTTGCTTTCCCCTGTTTCTTGGACCTTTCTTTGTCCAGAAATGTGCATGTACACCATGGTAAGGCCTGAGAAGTGtattaaaatgcttatttaagTTCTCTTCACCAGAAGCATGTTAAAAAGAAGGAATAGTTTGAGATTTCATAGGtatttgttggtggtggtggaggggtGGTTTttagttagtttgtttgtttgtttgtttttcagaaggaacTTTGAACACAATACATCTCTAAGAATGTATCTAAGCAATAGATGGAatgttaaatatgaaaattgtcttctctaagagaaaaaaatcgTTTTATTCAAAGAGTCAGTATGCTTCTAAATACACGTTTAAATGGCTGCAGAATGCCTGCAAGGTTTTGTTATcagcaaatgaataaaaatgcaagccATGGGTGAGGAATGCTCCTCCCTGTATGATCTCTGTGGGGAAGGGTTTTGTCTCTCAGAATGAGCCTCCCACCCCTGGTGCATGACCATCAGAAAGGTTTGGCCTGTACAGGCAGTGAGATTTCAGCATGACTTCAGCCTGGTGCTCTGGGGGAGGTAAAGTGATTTTGTTGGGCCAAGATCACTGAACCCACATTGAGGTTCCTACCCCAGGGTACAGTTCCAGGCTAGAGGGTATCAGGTGTGCGAGCAGCTGGATTTTCTAGCAGTATAAATTCTATCTGGAGGAGGAGGCAAGGTGGTACATTTATGGAGTTCCCCAGGAGTGCTGTAAGGTCGTTATGCTGCCATAATGTATGCGCTATTTCCCTGTTGTGCCTTCTGCATATCCTGCAGTTTAGGATTGTTCTGCTGCACTGTGAGGATATTTGGGGCTGGTTCCTGCAGAGACTTCCTCAGGAGATCAATATTGCCCAGAAAGAGCACCAGATTACCAGCATactcagcactgcagcactgcaagGGGGGCAGGCTGTGTTCGCGTACCCCCTTCTGGGAGGCTGTTCTGCGTGGGGAAATGCAGCTGTGcgtttcctctctcctcctcagAAGGGACCACGGAGGCAGATATGTGTTAAACTCAATGGTGTGTTATCAGCCATGTCGTTCAACGACAGACTCACAAAGCTGTTGGACTGCAGCCAGCATGGTCCTAGCGTGCAGAGGAGGGTATGCCACAGGCTGGAATCAGCCACAGAAGGTTATGTAGCTGAACGTCTATGGTGATCTCACCTCTCATTTGATGGGAAACCTATCTAAGTGTTGTTGCCTGTAAGGGAAAGCAGTGCTGTGAATTTTTGTGAGCTGGGAAAGTGGCTCATGGAAGGACCTTATCCTCTCGTGCCCCAAAGTGGCAAACGCAGCAAGAGCCACAGCAGCTTTCACAGCTGCCCTGATGGCATCCCTGGTATGTACTGTGACTGCAGCCACTTCTCAAGGCACTGCTGAACCTAAAATCTTGTCCTCCAGTTTTTGGAAGCCCTACTCAAGGACCAGCTGGGGCATCCCCTCCCAGAGGGTTGTTGCTGCTTCAGTTGGCACAGGGGTGCAGGGTGCTTGGTGCTGCCGCAGAGGATCCCTGTGAGGCTGCATACTGACTTGCTGTGTCGTGGAGCTGCTTCACAGTATCCTGATGTACTTTTTAAAGGCCTTGGTTCACCTTTTGTCCTTGATTTTCTTGTAAACCTATTTCAGAGGCTTAATCTTAGCCCAGGCCCCACTGTGGTCTGTGCACTAGCGGCCTCATAACTGGATTTACTGTATTACAGGAATGAAGCTTCACTTGACTTTTTCTCCCAGAGCTCTAGAAAGGAGAACATTCAACCCAGCGGTTTGTTGCTCACCATTTCATCAAATCCATACAGGCCAGCGGAAAAATGATCACAGGAGATGGTATTTTtaggggggggggaagcaccCAAAGATTATTTTGAGTCATACAAAATGTTCCGGTTTAGTAGAGCAAGTTATCTATACTGATTTCGATTTTCAAATATCAACTTAGtttgtaagtaaaaaaaataaaaatcataatttgtttaattctaccaaattattattaaaaaaaaaaaaaactactttgaTATTTTGTTGAACTTGACTTTTGTAATTTTGAAGACACAGCATTTTCCAGTGGAGATGGTCAGAACAATTTTGCCCAGCTGTTCTCATTACTCTTATGATAAAATGTGCTAATGTTAGCTAGCATACCCTACTACAGCATAGATAAAATTGCAAGGGCAGATGGGAAGTCTTCAGCTATAAGTATTCTTTATCGTGTGAAGTCAAAGATCCTCAGGCAAACATAGCTAGAGCCAGCAAATCTCCCAGAGGGCTAAAATCCCAGCTGAGTCTCAAATTCACTGTGCAGGAGAGAAATGGCTGTAATCTGCTAACGAAAGCAGATGTACAAGAGTCATTCTGGCAGCTACATCTGTCATGCCTCCTCCACCCCACCCCGCCTTGTTAAACTGACTCGTCTTTCTAGTCATATGTGCTTTTCTCATAGATGACAAAAATAGGCAAGCAAAAAATGTCAATCACACTAAATTTATTCCTTGGGACAGTTgttctttccttgttttatgTTCCAGGCTTACTGAGTCCTAATGGTCCCTCAGCATCTAAGGGAAGGCTTTTGTAATTTTGGCCAAACAGTGTTTGGCCTTTGTAGGCTTTTGTAATTTTGGCCAACAGGATTCCTTGGGGCATGTTCCAGCCCTGTGGCTCTCTCCCACACTGTCCCTTGGGCTGTGCATGTATGGGAATGGTACCAAGAAGAAATGCACATCCTGTCCCTGCACCATACGGCCCTTCTGTATCCCCTCACTTCACACGTAACAGGAGGGTGCTGGAGAAGCTGCGGTCTCGCACTGTGTTCCTAGTGTTGGAAgaggggtgttcaaggaaaggttggacctggcacttagggacatggtttagtgggtgacattggtggtagggtgacggttggaccagatgatcttggaggtctcttccaaccttaatgattctgtgattctatgaggGAAATGGCAATTAGAGGCTTAATAGCACCGAGGAGACCAATGTTCCTCCAACCCCATCACAAATAGGCATTGGCTTTGGGGTTTTGGTTCCATTCTGAAGAGCCCAAGCCAGCATGAGCTAtgctcagaaattaaaattgtacTTTGCTAAAGCTGGTGAGCAATTCTGACTTGACCCTTGTGAAGAgagagcaggctgccccagcATTTGCTTTGCTCCTTTGTGGCAACAAGTCTGAAAAGGGCTGGAAAGCATTGGTGCCCTCGtggaaaaaacactgctgcCAGGCTTCATCCCCAGCAAGATCAAGCAGCGTGGGCCCGTGGGACGTGCCCCACAGCACGCCTCAGCCCACGGGTGCTTCTGCTGATACTGGGCGGTTCAAGACCAGACCTGTGGGGCTGATTTGCAGCCGCGGGTGTTTTTGTCAGCCTCCAAACCTATCCCAGGCCACTGAAGCCAAACAGCTCCTTCCGTCAATGCTCTTCCCACGGACAGAGAGCTGCCCGACGCCTTTCAGCATGGGGCAGACCACATCGGAGCACATTTAGGGCACCCACCGGCCGCAGCCCCCACAGCGGAGGTGCCGCCCTGGGGGCTCTGCGCTATCTCCGTCTTAGCTTTGCCGCCTCCCGCCGCCAGGCGGTGCCCTGTGCCCGGCTCTCGGCGCTGGGGCCGCCCGGAGCAGCtcgccccgcaccgccccggcGGGGGACGGCTGAGGAGGAGCCGGGGCGGAGCGGCGCCTCCCTcgcccccttccctccctcccctctggAGCCGGGCCGAAGCCGCCTCACAAAATGGCGCCGCCCCACCTCGGGGCGCGCCCGGAGTAAAGATGGCGGCGGCGCCGCTTCATTCCTTTCCCTGTGGCCCTCGGGAGCGATGGCGGCTCGCAGCGCCGTGTGGCTGGGCGACCAGGTAACGGCGGTGCTCGCCCATCCCCGGCCCCGTGTGCCCGGCAAGGGGGCGGGATGGCGGTGGGCTCCCCGGGGGGGGAAGAGCCCGGCGGGGTGCGGGAGCTTGGGGTGGCTGTAGGCGCTGACCTGTGGCCGGCCGGCAGGTGGAGCGAGTGGTCTGCCCCTACGACAGCCATCACCGGGTGCCCCGGGCGTCGCTGGAGAGGCATGCGGCGTCCTGCCGCCTCCGCAAGATGGGCTACTCCGACGAGGAGCAGGTGGGCTGCTGGTTACGGGGGGCACCCGCAGTGTGGGAGGAATTGGGGGGGTAATGGGGGCttttggggatggggggggactggggagagaagggggtAATGGGGGCTTTTTGGAGTGGGACTGGGGAGAGAGGGGGTAGTGGGGGCTTTTGGGGGTGAAATTTGGTGCTGAAAGAGGCCTGGTGGCCCCCACGCACGGATCCTGCCCCACAAGGTGTAGCTGTGTCTGTGGATCCCCATGGGGACCCCAAATGAGGGCCACGGGATGGAGGCTCAGCGGGCGGCTCggtgagctggggctgctgtggtGGTGTGATCGAGTTGCCGTGTCCCGCAGGCGGAGATGTACGACTCTAGCTTCTTCTACGAAAACCTGAAGGTGCCCAGCGTTGCGATGGGTAAGCGGGTGGGTGGGCAAGGGAGTGctttgctgcagggctgaggttggaaggggccgctggaggtcatctggtccagctccctgctcaagcagggccacctagagctgcatgcccagcaccatgtccaaATGGcttttgagcatctccaaggTGAGAGCCACCACaacccctctgggcaacctgttaaCACCATCCTTGCTCCTGCAGGGTGGGAGCATGAGCCTGTGTGGAGCACACAAGGTGTGGCAGAGCCCACGTCTTCACACCAGCACGCAGCACTGCGTTGCCTGTAAACTCTTCAAGACATCTTAGAAAAACCAAGTGTTTTCGTTGCAtagatttattttgtcttgtcaCTATGCTTTACCTTAATTTATGTTATTCGTTTAACCTGTGTCATTGTGTAATTCTGCTCTGTAGGTCACTTGGCCATTTTAACAGTAAATCCCAAATagaatcctttttctttttcttctttggttaTTTTCTAGGTTCTTCCTTACATCAAGTGCAGAAAGCGCattaaaaagcactttaataAGGCAGAAACACTGGCCCTAGAGTTTGGACATACAGTAGTGATACAGGAGAGAGTTCCAATATACATACATGTCTTTCCAGATCCCTGTAACCCagaaatcctttcctttttttttttttccccttctccccataGTTCAAATATGGAAtagattaaaatacttttagTTTAGACTCCCTTATGCATCAGTAAAACTACAGTGTTCTGTAAAATACCATAAGCCTCATAATAGAGGTTGGGGAATAAAGACTGACCCTACCAAGTACTTGATGTAAAAATTCTTCTCTATCTGCAGATAAAGATCTCCAGTTTCATATTGTTCAGCAAGCTAAAGCTCAAAGTGTGAAAGAAGGCATAGGCTACAGCGAAGGTAAGTAGCATGCAGGTATGGAGATGATTTATTCAGCTCTCCTGTGGAATTGCTGTGAAGaatctttttaaattcatttttaatattcctttttgtCTATATTTTGGGGCATAACTACTTTCTTTATTCAGGTCAACCAGGTAAAAGAATTTGAGTCTGTTGTACTCAAACTTCTAGTTCTCTTCAGATGCAAAACTCAAGAGTTTCCTAAAGCATTAgtcctttccttcccatcccaCTATatacagtttgttttctgtctgtattttctgaTACTGTGTTCTGCCCTGTGTGGCCCCAACTCTTCTCAAGCTGCCTCCAGACTTCTTGCTCATGGAATGgatgaggaggaaagaaaaaaagaggactgtgtgtttttaatcttgtttaAGGATCAGTTGCTAAACATGAACTGTATGCGCTTGTCCAACACTTAGATCAAAAACTGAGCAATGTGCACGTTAGTATTATGTTGGATTGTTTCAAAGCTCTAAGTAGCTGTATAATAGGTACACATCTACAAATATAGTAATGTCCTTTGCCGATGCTCTCAGCTTATTAGTTTCTTTGTCTCATTTTCAGTGGGTTTTGTGACTAGTCTGTAGAGTAGGTTGACTGTGACCTATGCTTGTCTTGGAGAGTTGAGGCTAAGAGTAGAAAAGTAGGGCCACCTATAGGAACCATTGTAAAGATGCAGTATGTAGTTTGGAAGTTACTGCAACACCTAAAAGATGCAGCATTTTGTGTCTGTACACTTTTGTTTTGGCTAGCACatgtgcagaaagaaaagtgcaCTTGTACTTTTCCTGACCTGACAAATACAGCAGCGCTTGCTCAGGCATAGATTTTTATGTTGTTCTAGTTTCTCTGGCATGGCAAAGCCTTCATGTGATTGGCACTGTGTTTTTGGAGTGTGTTGGGTGTATTTTGTTCTGGAGAGAGGTGGTAACTCAATTTGACGCAAGTATATCCaagtagagaagaaaataagctttttgtCACCTGGTGTGTCACAAAGATATGTCAGTGAGCCACTAGATGCCAGTGTTTGCTATGCAGTTTTCACTGCaagtttgcatttctgtgaagaTCTCATTAAAATTATATGGAGTTGTTTTTATTGTGGTGTCTTGGCCTATTCTAAGATTTACTGACTTGAGATTGCTTGTTTAATTGGAAGTCTTTGTCAAcaaagacaaatggaaaaaaaaataactgtagcTGTATGATAGGACAGGAAGGCTGGTATTGATCATAAGCTGTAGGATTCTTATAAAATCACGATCACATAACTGTTAGGGCGCTTTTATGGGCTTCTGTGACCCTGTAAGAACAGtgcattctaaaaataaaattcctatCTTACCCTTTCAAGTTAAGAAGGACTTGACTCCTTACAGATGTATAAGGGGAGGATGAACATAGCGTGCGTGTTTATGGCATTATTGCtgaccttttcatttttttcctgtataattATGCTGTCTTACTACTAACAGTTCTCTGTTCAACTTCCAGGATCTTATTCATCACAGCCTGTAGAAGTTCCTCAAAATCACAAGCGTTTCACCTGTGACCTGACTCAAGCTGATCGCCTTGCTCTTTATGATTATGTTGTTGAGGAAACAAAGAAGCAGAGGTCTAAGTCgcaaatcacagaaaatgacaGTGATCTCTTTGTGGATTTAGCGGCAAAGATCACCCAAGGTTTGGAAGATGGTCTACTGTTGCTTTTATTGCTCGGAGCTTTTATGTCATATAGGTAGTTGACTTTTGGTGAAAGCCAACCTGAATTATGCTACTTTTATTGAGGAAAAACATACTGTTCTTCAAAGCCACAATGATGACCTGGCATCAAAAAACACTGGTCTGGTAGTCTTTGTACTGACAGCTCTGAGGAAGCCTTGGTGCTCTTTGCTTGGCATAGATGTTgtgtatattttaatgaatggaTCTTCTGTCTCTGCAACTGACTTCAGGTGTCTTAATACTGACAAATTACTTGTGAAGTTTGGAACAGTATTTACTATAAGAGATGACAAgattaaagatcatttaaaattaaaaaagcctAACAAGGCAGGTTGGTGCAGTCATTCAGTTGAATTCTTGAGCATTATAGCAATGGATATAGTGGACAAGGCCTCCTACCACTATTGAGACATGCCACTGTGTAACTGTACCAAGTGAAACTTACTTTTGTGTTATTCTGTGACCCTGTTGTGCCTAGAAGATAGTGTTTGTCATCTATACAGGTAACTGTTCAACAGAACTTGGCTTTCTCAGTCATTGTTTCTTACAGTAATACCAGCTTTGAAGACATGGCCTGTGTTTTGTAGTGTTTTGACCAAACTGCAACCCTATATGTTGATTTGGGTCACTGTTAGGAGACTGAGATCACACAATAATATTTGCTTGGTGGCTTTTTAGCATTGTGTAAACAGTTAGTAAGAAAGTTGGAAAGGAAGCTTGTGTCAAGCCCATAATAGCTACTAAGTATTGGAGAAACTTCAGAAACAATACAACGTATTTTGTTTCAGACTCTTATTACTAAAGCCAGCAGACTTGCCTACTTGCAGGTGCTAATGTTGTGCTAATGGCCATTTGTTTTACTTCCAATTTTTTGCTAGATGATGGTCAGAAAGGTCCAAAGTCCCATCTTGAAATTCTGGCTGAAATGCGAGACTACAAACGGCGACGGCAATCATACAGGGCTAAGAATGTTCACATCACAAAGAAGTC
Protein-coding sequences here:
- the SNRNP48 gene encoding U11/U12 small nuclear ribonucleoprotein 48 kDa protein, translated to MAARSAVWLGDQVERVVCPYDSHHRVPRASLERHAASCRLRKMGYSDEEQAEMYDSSFFYENLKVPSVAMDKDLQFHIVQQAKAQSVKEGIGYSEGSYSSQPVEVPQNHKRFTCDLTQADRLALYDYVVEETKKQRSKSQITENDSDLFVDLAAKITQDDGQKGPKSHLEILAEMRDYKRRRQSYRAKNVHITKKSYTEVIRDVIGVHMEELSSQWQEENRLDNAEMCEGGKTKSSGRREDRRSASVDSRQSGGSCKDTERTRHRRETSRSPSKRKRSRERGKDRDSRRKREREEDKYHTHKRRK